One window of the Perca fluviatilis chromosome 5, GENO_Pfluv_1.0, whole genome shotgun sequence genome contains the following:
- the LOC120559859 gene encoding uncharacterized protein LOC120559859 has translation MPGKCKFQDSWLSKTIYKDWLVKDVHDIHFARCRACCKSIKLQTMGEAALTSHAGGAGHKAAVRKLMEACNVMPINATGLINGSVNQTEDSKEQVAICLQRDALDRITGSDWSSRRQSPTTNSTYHNAELQDVTFATYFTAPGRYRLNNQRLQLTGSEAEDATRSPTRHYSADLSRLEQQQRVEALEQQQQMKILEWENRMKVLAWEQELVKEKRRAARQKEKAFRMKKAYYKAKLKRMGEDLPPSSSSSSDEEEKTSDLTG, from the exons ATGCCCGGAAAATGTAAATTCCAGGACTCCTGGCTCTCAAAGACAATTTACAAGGACTGGCTGGTTAAGGACGTCCATGACATTCACTTCGCCCGATGCAGGGCCTGTTGTAAATCAATCAAACTTCAGACCATGGGCGAGGCTGCTCTCACCAGCCACGCAGGGGGAGCTGGCCACAAAGCAGCCGTACGCAAGCTAATGGAAG CATGCAATGTGATGCCGATAAATGCCACTGGGCTGATAAATGGCAGCGTGAATCAG ACTGAGGACAGCAAGGAGCAAGTGGCCATCTGCCTCCAGCGTGACGCTTTGGACAGAATAACGGGCAGCGACTGGTCCAGTCGGCGCCAGAGCCCCACTACAAACTCCACCTACCACAATGCAGAGCTACAGGATGTGACATTTGCTACTTACTTCACAGCACCAG GCAGGTACCGGCTCAACAACCAGCGTCTCCAGCTGACGGGCAGCGAGGCGGAGGACGCGACCCGCAGCCCGACTCGGCACTACTCGGCAGACCTGTCGAGactggagcagcagcagagagtagaagctctggagcagcagcagcagatgaaGATCCTGGAGTGGGAGAACAGGATGAAGGTGCTGGCGTGGGAGCAGGAGCTGgtgaaggagaagaggagagccGCTCGGCAAAAGGAGAAGGCCTTCAGGATGAAGAAGGCTTACTACAAAGCCAAGCTAAAGAGGATGGGCGAGGACCTGCCGCCATCGTCCTCCAGCAGCAGTGATGAAGAGGAGAAAACATCTGATCTGACAGGATGA